In Thunnus thynnus chromosome 13, fThuThy2.1, whole genome shotgun sequence, the following proteins share a genomic window:
- the pafah1b2 gene encoding platelet-activating factor acetylhydrolase IB subunit beta, with product MSGDELNPAAVAQQVEDVQGDERWMSQHTRFVQECKDAEPDVLFVGDSMVQLMQQYEVWRELFSPLHALNFGIGGDTTCNVLWRLQNGELENIRPKVVVLWVGTNNHEHTAEQVAGGILAITKLLISRLPKAKIVVLGLMPRGERPNPLREKNACVNGFLRSWLPRLGQAQFLDVSAEFVHSDGTISPQDMFDFLHLTSTGYRTIAKPLSDLLLQILEETPEERRASLV from the exons ATGAGCGGAGATGAACTGAACCCAGCTGCAGTGGCTCAGCAAGTAGAGGATGTACAAGGAGATGAACGTTGGATGTCACAG cacaCAAGATTTGTGCAGGAGTGTAAGGATGCTGAACCAGACGTGCTCTTTGTGGGGGATTCAATGGTACAGCTAATGCAGCAATATGAG GTCTGGAGGGAGTTGttctctcctcttcatgctCTTAACTTTGGCATCGGAGGGGACACCACCTGTAATGTGTTGTGGAGGCTGCAGAATGGGGAGCTGGAGAACATCCGTCCCAAG GTGGTGGTGTTGTGGGTTGGAACCAACAATCAcgaacacacagcagagcaagTCGCAGGAGGAATTCTTGCAATCACAAAGCTGCTCATCTCCCGCCTCCCCAAGGCAAAGATAGTTGTACTG GGTCTGATGCCTCGAGGGGAGCGTCCAAACCCGCTGAGGGAGAAGAACGCATGCGTCAACGGGTTCCTTCGCTCCTGGCTGCCGCGCCTGGGCCAGGCTCAGTTCCTGGATGTAAGCGCAGAGTTCGTCCACTCTGACGGAACCATCAGCCCGCAGGACATGTTTGACTTCCTCCACCTGACATCAACGGGTTACCGCACCATAGCGAAGCCCCTCAGCGACCTGCTGCTCCAGATACTGGAGGAAACGCCAGAGGAGAGACGGGCGTCACTGGTTTGA